Proteins encoded by one window of Kribbella italica:
- a CDS encoding NADP-dependent oxidoreductase, with the protein MTANEKTMRAVVAKGAGGPEVLHLEEVRRPSPGATEILVRVHAAAINPTDWKGRAEGGRGSDPVILGFDVAGVVEEVGVGVTWVQVGDEVLGMPKFPVLPGAYAEYVVAPSRQFVRKPEALSFEQAAGLPLAALTAWQGLVETGGLRSGQRVLVHAAAGGVGHLAVQIAKSFGAYVIGTASAAKHEFVRSLGADEVIDYRTADFADVLRAQPVDLVFDPISGDTGRRSLDVLKDDGSYVSILPVDEPTAQEGRRRGIRAEFTLVEPDRRALTAITDLVAQGKLRVEIDSVFPLAEAAAAHRRGETNQATGKIVLSVAPAN; encoded by the coding sequence ATGACAGCGAACGAGAAGACGATGCGGGCCGTGGTCGCCAAAGGCGCCGGCGGGCCCGAGGTCCTGCACCTGGAGGAAGTCCGGCGGCCGAGCCCCGGGGCGACCGAGATCCTGGTCCGGGTGCATGCGGCGGCGATCAACCCGACGGACTGGAAGGGCCGCGCGGAGGGCGGGCGCGGGAGCGATCCGGTGATCCTGGGGTTCGACGTGGCCGGCGTCGTCGAGGAGGTCGGCGTCGGCGTGACCTGGGTGCAGGTGGGCGACGAGGTGCTGGGGATGCCGAAGTTCCCGGTGCTGCCGGGCGCGTACGCCGAGTACGTCGTTGCCCCGTCGCGGCAGTTCGTCCGCAAGCCGGAGGCGCTGAGCTTCGAGCAGGCCGCCGGCCTGCCGCTCGCCGCACTGACCGCTTGGCAAGGCCTTGTCGAGACCGGCGGGCTGCGCTCGGGGCAGCGCGTGCTGGTGCATGCGGCCGCGGGCGGGGTGGGTCACCTGGCGGTGCAGATCGCGAAGAGCTTCGGCGCGTACGTTATCGGTACGGCGAGCGCGGCCAAGCACGAGTTCGTCCGATCGCTCGGGGCCGACGAGGTCATCGACTACCGCACCGCCGACTTCGCCGACGTACTGCGGGCGCAGCCGGTCGACCTGGTCTTCGACCCGATCTCGGGTGACACCGGTCGGCGGTCGCTCGACGTACTGAAGGACGACGGTTCGTACGTGTCCATCCTCCCGGTCGACGAGCCGACCGCACAGGAGGGCAGGCGGCGGGGGATCCGCGCCGAGTTCACGCTGGTCGAGCCCGACCGCCGCGCGCTCACCGCGATCACCGACCTCGTTGCCCAAGGCAAGCTCCGGGTCGAGATCGACTCGGTCTTCCCACTGGCCGAGGCCGCCGCGGCCCACCGCCGCGGCGAGACCAACCAGGCCACCGGCAAGATCGTCCTCAGCGTGGCCCCGGCGAACTGA
- a CDS encoding GlxA family transcriptional regulator, producing MSVRPARPHRVAVLALPGVVPFELAIPARIFGGAFAADDPLYDVLTCTLDGAPVETVDGYSITVQYDASVLATADSVVIPPSHQLQKILDSAGQLDPAVLRALEQIRPGTRLLAICTGAFVLAAAGLLDGRPAATHWAGAEQLQQLFPAVAVDPIVLYIDDGDVLTSAGAAAGIDLCLHVVRRDHGSAVASSVARACVVPPRRDGGQAQYVRRPIPPARDGGTAGTRAWAVEQLGRPLSLVELAEHARMSVRTFTRRFRAETGVSPGSWLAMQRLDYARQLLEDTELTVDQIADRAGLGTGTNLRQQLRETAGVSPTTYRRMFRSEELAEA from the coding sequence ATGTCTGTTCGCCCGGCCCGCCCGCACCGCGTCGCCGTACTCGCGCTGCCCGGCGTCGTCCCCTTCGAGCTCGCCATCCCGGCGCGGATCTTCGGCGGCGCCTTCGCCGCTGACGATCCGCTGTACGACGTGCTCACCTGCACGCTCGACGGCGCTCCCGTGGAGACCGTCGACGGCTACTCGATCACCGTCCAGTACGACGCCTCGGTGCTCGCCACCGCCGACTCCGTCGTGATCCCGCCCTCGCATCAGCTCCAGAAGATCCTCGACTCCGCGGGTCAGCTCGATCCTGCTGTACTGCGTGCGCTCGAGCAGATCCGCCCAGGGACGCGACTGCTGGCGATCTGCACGGGCGCGTTCGTGCTGGCCGCGGCCGGTCTGCTCGATGGCCGGCCGGCTGCGACGCACTGGGCCGGGGCCGAGCAACTCCAGCAGCTGTTCCCCGCTGTCGCGGTCGATCCGATAGTGCTCTACATCGACGACGGCGACGTGCTGACCTCCGCCGGCGCGGCCGCGGGGATCGACTTGTGTCTCCACGTCGTACGCCGTGACCACGGGAGCGCCGTCGCCAGTTCGGTGGCCCGCGCTTGCGTCGTACCGCCTCGACGGGACGGCGGCCAGGCGCAGTACGTCCGCCGCCCGATCCCGCCCGCACGAGACGGCGGTACGGCGGGCACCCGCGCGTGGGCGGTCGAGCAGCTCGGCCGGCCGCTCAGCCTCGTCGAGCTTGCCGAGCACGCGCGGATGAGTGTCCGGACCTTCACCCGGCGATTTCGCGCCGAGACCGGGGTGAGCCCCGGGAGCTGGCTGGCGATGCAGCGGCTCGACTATGCCCGCCAGTTGCTGGAGGACACGGAGCTGACCGTCGACCAGATCGCCGACCGCGCCGGGCTGGGCACGGGGACGAACCTGCGCCAGCAGCTGCGCGAAACCGCTGGGGTGTCGCCTACGACCTATCGGCGGATGTTCCGCAGCGAAGAGCTGGCGGAGGCGTAG
- a CDS encoding cupin domain-containing protein, whose translation MNEPVDLHAVLKTFDDLWSPRIAARLNDYDVRVTKVAGSYIWHLHETTDELFLVLDGELGIALRDPDERTVTLSPGSVFVVPRGVEHRPFSDGGASIVVIEPAGIPTTGDRHEPIPDHIRTHTGIPLTKNP comes from the coding sequence ATGAACGAACCAGTCGACCTGCACGCCGTCCTGAAGACCTTCGACGACCTCTGGAGCCCGCGGATCGCGGCCCGGCTGAACGACTACGACGTCCGGGTGACGAAGGTGGCCGGCTCCTACATCTGGCACCTGCACGAGACCACCGACGAGCTGTTCCTGGTGCTCGACGGCGAGCTCGGTATCGCCCTCCGCGACCCGGACGAGCGCACCGTCACGCTCTCCCCCGGCTCGGTCTTCGTCGTGCCCCGCGGCGTCGAGCACCGCCCGTTCTCCGACGGCGGCGCGTCGATCGTCGTGATCGAGCCCGCCGGTATCCCCACCACCGGCGACCGCCATGAGCCGATCCCTGACCACATCCGGACCCACACAGGGATCCCACTGACGAAGAATCCGTGA
- a CDS encoding GlxA family transcriptional regulator, with protein sequence MVIVDAGSNPFELGVATELFGLRRPELGVPWYELALCTPSPEVPMHLGFFTLSGVGDLSEVDTADTVIVPNRPDPEEPVSPAVLDAVRRAAARGARLVSFCTGAFTLAAAGVLDGRRATTHWRWAASFERRFPAVGLQPDVLFVADGNVYTAAGSAAALDLGLHLIRTDHGAEIANAVSRRLVFTAHRDGGQRQFIDQPVPAVADTSLAPLLAWARSHLADPLTITDLADRAAVSPATLHRRFQSELGTTPLAWLTTERVALACRLLERGTPGLDRIARQSGLGTATNLRLQLKRTTGLTPTTYRRRFTLA encoded by the coding sequence GTGGTGATCGTCGACGCGGGGTCCAACCCGTTCGAGCTCGGGGTGGCGACCGAGTTGTTCGGACTGCGGCGACCTGAGCTCGGCGTGCCGTGGTACGAACTCGCGCTCTGTACGCCGTCGCCCGAGGTGCCGATGCATCTGGGGTTCTTCACGCTGAGCGGCGTCGGCGACCTGAGCGAGGTCGACACCGCCGACACGGTGATCGTCCCCAACCGGCCCGACCCTGAGGAGCCGGTCTCGCCCGCGGTTCTGGACGCCGTACGACGTGCTGCCGCGCGCGGCGCCCGGTTGGTCAGCTTCTGCACCGGCGCCTTCACGCTGGCGGCGGCCGGCGTACTGGACGGCCGGCGGGCGACCACGCACTGGCGCTGGGCGGCGTCGTTCGAGCGCAGGTTTCCTGCGGTGGGTCTCCAGCCCGACGTCCTCTTCGTTGCTGACGGCAACGTCTACACGGCGGCCGGGAGTGCCGCGGCCCTGGATCTCGGCCTGCACCTGATCCGCACCGACCACGGCGCCGAGATCGCGAACGCCGTCAGCCGGCGCCTCGTCTTCACAGCCCACCGCGACGGCGGCCAACGCCAGTTCATCGACCAGCCCGTCCCTGCCGTCGCAGACACTTCCCTCGCACCGCTCCTCGCCTGGGCTCGCTCCCATCTCGCCGACCCGCTGACCATCACCGACCTAGCCGACCGAGCAGCAGTCAGCCCCGCCACCCTCCACCGCCGCTTCCAGTCCGAACTCGGCACAACCCCACTGGCTTGGCTCACCACCGAACGAGTCGCCCTGGCCTGCCGCCTCCTCGAACGCGGTACCCCGGGACTCGACCGCATCGCCCGCCAGTCCGGCCTGGGTACCGCCACCAACCTCCGCCTCCAACTCAAACGCACCACGGGTTTGACCCCGACGACGTACCGGCGTCGCTTCACGCTCGCCTGA
- a CDS encoding phosphotransferase, with the protein MDDWANIRADLERRSGEPVLAFEPASGGSGGIKGIVRTTNDQYFLKAVPLSSPWLADCRVEASVTSPHSPRLRWTAEYAGHLVLAFDVAPGREPTEPWPEADLRRVLATTDRLEATATGVLPTVVDRMRGRCSTWWVLAEYGVRDRLSVGQLSAWERLNLRRLAQVEGEWERLVAGDQLLHFDLRHDNLRLGDDGRVWVLDWGRSCRGPGWVDAVCLLLESSIGALDAEVLFRQTARGAAADQAAVDAFLVALASYWRHAGSRPADEASAWIRPRQVRSGRATVEWLQRRWG; encoded by the coding sequence GTGGACGACTGGGCGAACATCCGAGCCGACCTCGAGCGGCGCAGCGGCGAACCGGTGCTCGCCTTCGAGCCGGCGTCAGGCGGCTCTGGCGGCATCAAAGGAATCGTTCGGACGACCAACGACCAGTACTTCCTCAAGGCCGTCCCACTCTCGTCCCCATGGCTGGCCGACTGCCGAGTCGAGGCGTCGGTGACCAGCCCGCACTCGCCCCGCTTGCGATGGACGGCCGAGTACGCCGGCCACCTCGTCCTCGCCTTCGACGTCGCGCCGGGGCGAGAGCCGACTGAGCCCTGGCCTGAAGCCGATCTTCGTCGGGTCCTCGCCACTACCGATCGCCTTGAGGCAACGGCGACGGGTGTGCTGCCGACGGTGGTCGATCGGATGCGGGGGCGGTGCAGCACCTGGTGGGTGCTTGCGGAGTACGGCGTACGGGATCGGTTGAGTGTCGGGCAACTGTCGGCGTGGGAGCGCCTCAATCTCAGGCGGTTGGCTCAGGTCGAGGGGGAGTGGGAGCGGCTGGTTGCCGGGGATCAGCTGCTGCACTTCGACCTTCGGCACGACAACCTGCGGCTGGGCGACGACGGGCGGGTCTGGGTGCTCGACTGGGGTCGGTCCTGCCGGGGGCCGGGGTGGGTTGATGCGGTGTGTCTGTTGCTGGAGTCGTCGATCGGGGCGCTCGATGCGGAGGTGCTGTTCCGGCAGACGGCGCGTGGGGCAGCGGCTGATCAAGCCGCGGTGGATGCGTTCCTGGTGGCGTTGGCGTCGTACTGGCGGCATGCGGGGAGCCGGCCGGCTGACGAGGCGAGTGCGTGGATCCGTCCACGGCAGGTGCGGTCGGGGCGGGCGACCGTGGAGTGGCTGCAGCGGCGGTGGGGTTAG
- a CDS encoding GNAT family N-acetyltransferase, translating into MSSEFGVPEPENLAAMHGDSPIAETSVRLALPAEANAIGEVQVAAWRRAYDGLLPPDVLLDLSPAQFAAQWRAALLAPGEARNRVMVALAGRDLVGFAAITPSDDPDGDPRHDALIAELAVDPEATRAGHGSRLLNAVVDTVRADGFTRITVWVNATDDVLRAFYTESGWAPDGAHRELDLYGDASVRIKQIRLHAAPGTDD; encoded by the coding sequence ATGAGCAGCGAGTTCGGCGTACCAGAACCAGAAAACCTGGCAGCAATGCACGGAGATTCGCCGATCGCGGAGACCAGCGTGCGCCTCGCCCTCCCCGCCGAGGCGAACGCGATCGGCGAGGTCCAGGTAGCAGCCTGGCGCCGCGCGTACGACGGCCTCCTCCCGCCCGACGTACTGCTCGACCTCAGCCCCGCCCAGTTCGCCGCCCAGTGGCGCGCCGCGCTCCTGGCCCCCGGCGAGGCCCGCAACCGCGTCATGGTCGCCCTCGCCGGCCGCGACCTGGTCGGCTTCGCCGCGATCACCCCCTCGGACGACCCCGACGGCGACCCCCGCCACGACGCCCTGATCGCCGAGCTCGCGGTCGACCCCGAAGCCACCCGCGCCGGCCACGGCTCCCGCCTCCTCAACGCGGTCGTCGACACCGTCCGCGCCGACGGCTTCACCCGCATCACCGTCTGGGTCAACGCCACCGACGACGTCCTCCGCGCCTTCTACACCGAGTCCGGCTGGGCCCCCGACGGCGCCCACCGCGAACTCGACCTGTACGGCGACGCCTCCGTCCGCATCAAACAAATCCGCCTCCACGCCGCCCCCGGCACCGACGACTAA
- a CDS encoding DUF418 domain-containing protein, giving the protein MAPTATPPAVDHRGPVTGRERALAPDLIRGAMLLLIALANAANVAFAGAPGVNGSPHGLERIFNLLKLTLVDARAYPVFGVMFGYGLVQLARRQRNSGASVGAVRSILLKRHLWMIVFGVVHATLLYFGDFLGAYGIIGVACTLLLLNRGDKFHRIIVVIWALQLVYVVVTGAIALIAALNSSGPAATIVNSPNPSLAADSWGSALVDRLHEYPAHTAFVTGLIVVVWLGMWAARRQILERPEAHKTLLTRVAVVGLSVTVLGGLPLGLVGAGWLHVDGDALGTFEFLAQISGQFGGPGYVALFGLIVAKLLKTRRTDQLGTPLTAISALGQRSMSGYLFQSICWTLLLAPYGPHLANHLGSPALAAATSAVAVWTISVIAAYAMKQNTYRGPAETLLRRLVYGR; this is encoded by the coding sequence GTGGCACCCACAGCGACTCCCCCGGCCGTCGATCACCGCGGCCCCGTCACCGGGCGGGAACGCGCACTCGCCCCCGACCTGATCCGCGGCGCGATGCTGCTGCTGATCGCCCTGGCCAACGCCGCCAACGTCGCCTTCGCCGGCGCGCCTGGCGTGAACGGCAGTCCGCACGGTCTCGAGCGGATCTTCAACCTCCTCAAGCTGACGCTCGTCGACGCCCGGGCGTACCCGGTCTTCGGCGTGATGTTCGGGTACGGGCTGGTCCAGCTCGCCCGGCGGCAGCGGAACTCCGGCGCTTCGGTGGGCGCCGTGCGTTCGATCCTGCTGAAGCGGCACCTGTGGATGATCGTCTTCGGCGTGGTGCACGCGACCTTGCTGTACTTCGGTGACTTCCTCGGCGCCTACGGCATCATCGGCGTCGCCTGCACCTTGCTGCTGCTGAACCGGGGCGACAAGTTCCACCGGATCATCGTGGTCATCTGGGCGCTGCAGCTGGTCTACGTGGTCGTCACGGGTGCGATTGCCCTGATCGCCGCACTGAACTCGTCCGGCCCGGCCGCGACGATCGTCAACAGCCCGAACCCGTCGCTCGCCGCCGACAGCTGGGGCTCGGCTCTGGTCGACCGGCTGCACGAGTACCCGGCGCACACCGCGTTCGTCACCGGGCTGATCGTGGTTGTCTGGCTGGGCATGTGGGCCGCGCGCCGGCAGATCCTGGAGCGCCCGGAAGCCCACAAGACCCTGCTGACCCGCGTCGCGGTCGTCGGCCTCAGCGTGACCGTCCTCGGCGGGCTGCCGCTCGGCCTGGTCGGCGCCGGCTGGCTGCACGTCGATGGGGACGCTCTGGGTACCTTCGAGTTCCTGGCCCAGATCAGCGGGCAGTTCGGCGGACCCGGGTACGTCGCCCTCTTCGGCCTGATCGTCGCCAAGCTCCTGAAAACCCGCCGCACCGACCAGCTCGGCACCCCACTCACCGCGATCTCCGCCCTAGGCCAGCGCTCGATGAGCGGCTACCTCTTCCAGTCGATCTGCTGGACCCTCCTGCTCGCGCCGTACGGACCCCACCTCGCCAACCACCTGGGCAGCCCCGCCCTCGCCGCCGCCACCAGCGCCGTCGCGGTCTGGACCATCTCAGTCATCGCCGCCTACGCCATGAAACAAAACACCTACCGAGGCCCCGCCGAAACCCTCCTCCGCCGCCTGGTCTACGGCCGCTAA
- the paaA gene encoding 1,2-phenylacetyl-CoA epoxidase subunit PaaA: MDSFQATIDADGRIEPRDAMPEGYRKTLIRQIAQHAHSEIIGMQPEGNWISRAPSLRRKAILMAKVQDEAGHGLYLYAAAETLGVDRADLLDLLHSGRQKYSSIFNYPTLTWADIGAIGWLVDGAAIVNQVPLCRCSYGPYARAMVRVCKEESFHQRQGFEILHTLCNGTEGQKAMAQDALDRWWWPSLMMFGPPDASSTHSEQSMAWGIKRHSNDELRQRFVDMTVPQADVLGLRVPDDGLRLNEETGHYRFTEPDFAELYEVVKGNGPCNQERLAHRVKAHEDGAWVREAAAAYADKKAQKENAA, encoded by the coding sequence ATGGACAGCTTCCAGGCCACCATCGACGCCGACGGCCGGATCGAGCCGCGGGACGCGATGCCGGAGGGGTACCGCAAGACCCTGATCCGGCAGATCGCCCAGCACGCGCACTCCGAGATCATCGGCATGCAGCCCGAGGGCAACTGGATCAGCCGCGCGCCCTCGCTGCGCCGCAAGGCGATCCTGATGGCCAAGGTCCAGGACGAGGCCGGCCACGGTCTCTACCTGTACGCCGCCGCCGAGACGCTCGGCGTCGACCGGGCCGACCTGCTCGACCTGCTGCACAGCGGCCGGCAGAAGTACTCCAGCATCTTCAACTACCCGACGCTGACCTGGGCCGACATCGGCGCGATCGGCTGGCTGGTCGACGGCGCCGCGATCGTCAACCAGGTCCCGCTGTGCCGCTGCTCGTACGGGCCGTACGCGCGGGCGATGGTCCGGGTCTGCAAGGAGGAGTCGTTCCACCAGCGGCAGGGCTTCGAGATCCTGCACACGCTGTGCAACGGCACCGAGGGCCAGAAGGCGATGGCGCAGGACGCGCTCGACCGCTGGTGGTGGCCGAGCCTGATGATGTTCGGCCCGCCGGACGCCAGTTCGACGCACTCCGAGCAGTCGATGGCCTGGGGGATCAAGCGGCACAGCAACGACGAGCTGCGGCAGCGGTTCGTCGACATGACCGTGCCGCAGGCCGACGTACTGGGTCTGCGGGTTCCCGACGACGGCCTGCGCCTGAACGAGGAGACCGGTCACTACCGCTTCACCGAGCCGGACTTCGCCGAGCTGTACGAGGTTGTCAAGGGCAACGGTCCGTGCAACCAGGAGCGCCTGGCCCACCGGGTCAAGGCGCACGAGGACGGCGCCTGGGTCCGTGAGGCGGCCGCGGCGTACGCGGACAAGAAAGCACAGAAGGAGAACGCCGCATGA
- the paaB gene encoding 1,2-phenylacetyl-CoA epoxidase subunit PaaB — protein sequence MIEPLWEVFVRSRRGLSHTHVGSLHAPDATMALRNARDVYTRRQEGVSIWVVPAADITASSPDEKDEFFDPAGDKVYRHPTFYTVPEGVDHL from the coding sequence ATGATCGAGCCGCTCTGGGAGGTCTTCGTCCGGTCGCGCCGCGGCCTGTCGCACACGCACGTCGGCAGCCTGCACGCGCCCGACGCGACGATGGCCCTGCGCAACGCCCGCGACGTCTACACCCGCCGTCAGGAGGGTGTCTCGATCTGGGTCGTGCCCGCCGCCGACATCACCGCGTCCAGCCCGGACGAGAAGGACGAGTTCTTCGACCCGGCGGGTGACAAGGTCTACCGGCACCCGACGTTCTACACCGTCCCGGAAGGCGTCGACCACCTGTGA
- the paaC gene encoding 1,2-phenylacetyl-CoA epoxidase subunit PaaC, with translation MSDLFAYTLRLGDDALIAAQRTAEWIAAAPQLEEDVALGNIGLDQLGQARSLLQYAGQVEGAGRTEDDLAYFRDERDFVNLQLCELPNGDFGHAMARLLYFATYQHLLYEQLLTSTDETLAGVAGKAVKEVAYHVDHATQWVLRLGDGTEESHRRMQAGLDALWPYMAELFETDDLVRRLPGVAVDASTLEEEWVRRVTRVIDESTCERPTSPYQHTGGRDGKHTEHLGYLLAELQHVARSHPGATW, from the coding sequence GTGAGCGACCTCTTCGCCTACACGCTCCGGCTCGGTGACGACGCGCTGATCGCGGCGCAGCGCACCGCAGAGTGGATCGCGGCCGCCCCGCAGCTCGAGGAGGACGTTGCCCTCGGCAACATCGGGCTCGATCAGCTCGGCCAGGCCCGCTCGCTGCTCCAGTACGCCGGGCAGGTGGAGGGCGCCGGCCGGACCGAGGACGACCTCGCCTACTTCCGCGACGAGCGCGACTTCGTGAACCTGCAGCTCTGCGAGCTCCCGAACGGCGACTTCGGGCACGCGATGGCGCGGCTGCTGTACTTCGCGACGTACCAGCACCTTCTGTACGAGCAGCTGCTCACCTCGACCGACGAGACGCTCGCGGGCGTGGCCGGCAAGGCGGTCAAGGAGGTCGCCTACCACGTCGATCACGCGACCCAGTGGGTGCTGCGGCTCGGCGACGGGACCGAGGAAAGTCACCGGCGCATGCAGGCCGGGCTCGACGCGCTGTGGCCCTACATGGCCGAGCTGTTCGAGACCGACGACCTCGTACGGCGGCTGCCGGGCGTGGCCGTCGACGCGTCGACGCTCGAGGAGGAGTGGGTCCGCCGGGTGACGCGCGTCATCGACGAGTCGACCTGCGAGCGGCCCACGTCGCCGTACCAGCACACCGGTGGTCGCGACGGCAAGCACACCGAGCACCTGGGCTACCTGCTCGCCGAGCTGCAGCACGTCGCGCGTTCGCACCCGGGGGCGACATGGTGA
- the paaD gene encoding 1,2-phenylacetyl-CoA epoxidase subunit PaaD produces the protein MVTDTAIWDAVGEVADPEVPVLTIADLGVLRDVRHEGDEVVVTITPTYSGCPAMDLIRHEVELTLDSLHLKGRVETVLSPAWTTDWMSESGKAKLTEYGIAPPTGTRAVGGPVSVSLTIRCPLCGSPDTSELSRFGSTSCKSLWRCNSCREPFDHFKAI, from the coding sequence ATGGTGACCGACACGGCGATCTGGGACGCCGTCGGCGAGGTGGCCGATCCCGAGGTGCCGGTGCTGACGATCGCCGACCTCGGCGTACTGCGTGACGTCCGGCACGAGGGCGACGAGGTGGTCGTGACGATCACCCCGACGTACTCGGGCTGCCCGGCGATGGACCTGATCCGGCACGAGGTCGAGCTGACGCTGGACTCGCTGCACCTGAAGGGCCGCGTCGAGACCGTGCTGTCGCCGGCCTGGACGACGGACTGGATGAGCGAGTCGGGCAAGGCGAAGCTGACCGAGTACGGGATCGCCCCGCCGACCGGGACGCGTGCGGTCGGTGGACCGGTCAGCGTGTCACTGACGATCCGCTGTCCGCTCTGTGGATCGCCCGACACCTCCGAGCTGAGCCGCTTCGGGTCCACGTCCTGCAAGTCGCTGTGGCGGTGCAACTCCTGCCGCGAACCCTTCGATCACTTCAAGGCGATCTGA
- the paaE gene encoding 1,2-phenylacetyl-CoA epoxidase subunit PaaE, with translation MSTVQPRRRATFHPLTVQAIDAITDDSVAITFTVPAELASEYEFTAGQHLTVRRTGEDVRRSYSICSPAGSGVLRIGVKKIPGGDFSSYAANVLKPGDTIDVMTPLGRFGTTLDPVHDKHYAFVAAGSGITPVLSLVATILQVEPLSRVTLLYGNRTAGSVMFADELADLKDRYAERLHLVHVLSRESTEVELFSGRIDSDRLRRMLDTILPAKTVDEWFLCGPYAMVVGAQELLLEQGVAREQVHAELFHVGDEAPVARVEETVVDEDAAEVTVILDGRRSTFPLGEHAKAVLDATLAVRSDAPFACKGGVCGTCRAKVVDGTVRMDTNWALEPDEIRAGYVLTCQSHPTSAKVTLDFDA, from the coding sequence ATGAGTACTGTGCAGCCCCGTCGCCGCGCGACCTTCCACCCGCTGACCGTCCAGGCGATCGACGCGATCACCGACGACTCGGTCGCGATCACCTTCACCGTCCCGGCCGAGCTGGCCAGCGAGTACGAGTTCACCGCCGGCCAGCACCTGACCGTACGGCGGACCGGCGAGGACGTCCGGCGCAGCTACTCGATCTGCTCGCCGGCCGGCTCCGGCGTGCTGCGGATCGGCGTGAAGAAGATCCCCGGCGGCGACTTCTCGTCGTACGCCGCGAACGTGCTGAAGCCCGGCGACACCATCGACGTGATGACGCCGCTCGGCCGGTTCGGGACGACGCTCGACCCGGTGCACGACAAGCACTACGCGTTCGTCGCGGCCGGCAGCGGGATCACGCCGGTGCTGTCCCTGGTGGCGACGATCCTGCAGGTCGAGCCGCTGAGCCGCGTCACGTTGCTGTACGGCAACCGCACTGCGGGCTCGGTGATGTTCGCCGACGAGCTGGCCGACCTCAAGGACCGGTACGCCGAACGCCTGCACCTGGTGCACGTCCTGTCGCGCGAGTCGACCGAGGTCGAGCTGTTCAGCGGCCGGATCGACAGCGACCGGTTGCGCCGGATGCTCGACACGATCCTGCCGGCCAAGACCGTCGACGAGTGGTTCCTCTGCGGGCCGTACGCGATGGTCGTCGGCGCGCAGGAGCTGCTGCTGGAGCAGGGCGTCGCGCGCGAACAGGTGCACGCCGAGCTGTTCCACGTCGGCGACGAGGCTCCGGTCGCACGGGTCGAGGAGACCGTGGTCGACGAGGACGCGGCCGAGGTGACCGTGATCCTCGACGGACGGCGCTCGACGTTCCCGCTCGGCGAGCACGCGAAGGCGGTGCTCGACGCGACGCTCGCCGTACGGTCCGACGCGCCGTTCGCCTGCAAGGGCGGCGTGTGCGGGACGTGCCGCGCGAAGGTCGTCGACGGCACGGTCCGGATGGACACGAACTGGGCGCTCGAACCGGACGAGATCCGGGCCGGGTACGTGCTCACCTGTCAATCGCACCCGACGTCCGCGAAGGTCACACTCGACTTCGACGCCTGA
- a CDS encoding metal-dependent hydrolase: MGRSHALSGWCAGLAVAPVVGLTSVAEVVPFAAATAGYALLPDLDHPGASASRLLGPLTGFVSNVIRAFSALLYSLTKGPRDEDSTGQHRHFSHTVVAAVLLGFATSSAGAAGGWRTVLAIALLGLVLAADVLGDWVLLVVIAAGGWTIIGGWLPGTSAVEALRGGLDGIGSWIGVAVALGMFVHCLGDSLTRSGCPWLWPLPIRGETWYEIRLPKLLRFRTNGPVENLLIAPALVVGSFLLLPGALAVAADLAATIWSTTSVWIAGG; encoded by the coding sequence ATGGGGCGTTCGCATGCGTTGTCCGGCTGGTGCGCGGGGCTGGCCGTCGCGCCGGTGGTAGGTCTGACCTCGGTGGCCGAGGTGGTGCCGTTCGCGGCCGCGACCGCGGGGTACGCGCTGCTGCCCGACCTCGATCACCCGGGCGCGAGCGCGTCGCGGCTGCTCGGCCCGTTGACGGGGTTCGTGTCGAACGTGATCCGGGCGTTCTCCGCGTTGCTCTACTCGCTGACCAAGGGACCGCGCGACGAGGACAGCACGGGTCAGCACCGGCACTTCAGCCACACGGTGGTCGCGGCCGTCCTGCTCGGCTTCGCGACGTCGAGCGCCGGTGCGGCCGGCGGGTGGCGGACGGTTCTCGCGATCGCGTTGCTCGGACTGGTCCTCGCGGCCGACGTCCTGGGGGACTGGGTGCTGCTGGTCGTGATCGCGGCCGGCGGCTGGACGATCATCGGCGGCTGGCTGCCCGGTACGTCGGCGGTCGAGGCGCTGCGCGGCGGGCTGGACGGGATCGGCAGCTGGATCGGCGTGGCCGTTGCCCTCGGCATGTTCGTGCACTGCCTCGGCGACAGCCTGACGCGATCCGGTTGCCCGTGGCTGTGGCCGCTGCCGATCCGGGGCGAGACCTGGTACGAGATCCGTCTGCCGAAGCTGCTGCGCTTCCGCACCAACGGCCCGGTGGAGAACCTGCTGATCGCGCCGGCGCTCGTCGTCGGCTCGTTCCTGCTGCTGCCAGGTGCACTGGCCGTCGCCGCCGATCTCGCCGCGACGATCTGGTCGACGACCTCGGTCTGGATCGCGGGCGGATGA